The following proteins come from a genomic window of Candidatus Obscuribacter sp.:
- a CDS encoding adenine phosphoribosyltransferase, producing MEKLPLTQERQDWLKSTIRDINDFPKPGIVFKDLTTLMKDAAAFSCVLNSLAVTCEALKPTVVAGIEARGFILAPAVAHHLGVGFVPVRKPGKLPWQTEKISYALEYGEDTLEIHSDAVTKGDRVVIIDDLLATGGTALATKHLIEKLGATVVGAGFVVELGFLDGRDKVLQGSPLEIFSVIQF from the coding sequence ATGGAAAAGCTCCCTTTGACACAAGAGCGCCAGGACTGGCTCAAGTCTACAATCCGCGATATCAATGACTTTCCCAAGCCAGGCATTGTATTCAAGGACCTGACCACCCTGATGAAGGACGCAGCTGCATTTTCTTGTGTACTTAACAGTCTCGCTGTCACTTGCGAAGCCCTCAAACCCACAGTTGTAGCTGGTATCGAAGCCCGCGGCTTTATCCTGGCACCGGCAGTGGCCCACCATCTGGGCGTCGGTTTTGTGCCGGTGCGCAAGCCTGGTAAATTGCCCTGGCAAACCGAAAAAATCTCTTACGCCCTGGAATACGGCGAGGATACTCTCGAAATCCATTCTGATGCAGTGACTAAGGGCGACCGTGTCGTCATTATTGATGACCTTTTAGCTACCGGCGGCACTGCTCTTGCCACCAAGCACCTAATAGAAAAACTCGGTGCCACCGTAGTTGGTGCAGGTTTTGTGGTGGAGCTAGGCTTCCTTGATGGCAGAGACAAAGTATTGCAAGGTTCTCCGCTCGAA
- the recJ gene encoding single-stranded-DNA-specific exonuclease RecJ: MNESSKKAQTTEKIANKLWIYPSCGEPAADLVAASGSEILASILKRRGFDTVELIQSFLDETLYKPSHYLELPNTDKAIERLSKAIDKGEKISVYGDYDVDGVTGTSVLLSVLRKLGANVDFYIPNRASEGYGLNLKAVSVLASKHRTKLIVTCDCGVSNFSEINLAKSLGVDTLVLDHHTMPDMLPPAVAVVHPKLLADSHPLFNLPGVGVAYKVCEGLLEKYGRSEETAELLDFVTLGMIADLVPLVKENRYLVKIGLTRLVNSQRPGIKALLTQVGGKEDTDLVGFGLAPRINAVGRLSDASAAVELMTTEDEVRADELAKQLARENLRRQELCERIYMEAEHKVLTTCNLDNDKGIVIYNEGWHHGVVGIVASRLVEKFQRPVFIGELDPEENVVRGSARGVEQIDLYEVLKASEHLLQKWGGHKMAAGFTIEADKAEAAARAIVASCNKFLGEKSLRGRIELDTVVPAHVLTLDVARHLNSMAPFGMSNKKPIIAIEKLSVVSVRPLGKENKHSRLILRDEAGTQEFECVMWNSRGRTPDEGSTVDLAFNAGVNAYGGRERLQLVMVDWRKPGFSGVSDSDSEPKALNNGKSANHSGLNPAPALATVDAGLTEDDDSTSIDVAKLTEASNLLKSQALVRVNFKDLRDYAGNFEVIKKAGSKLTGGIFVYGESGNKPKGIDFQDRTQVAPCDNLLIWQYPPALKNFQELLFATRAKNIYVIGNCDKDEIVDEDAAGFLKQLLGVVRFAVNQRDGQVEGDKLAAVLGASKMSIALALAALKRVHWIDWFSENGTVYLDLLGAPVASVEETPEFKQLVASLSQTDKFRRWCAECTMKELQLALIPNQIGLAAEPEALASASESGQSGGKAATSGIKSVTISTPDDSEQS, encoded by the coding sequence ATGAACGAATCCTCAAAGAAGGCTCAAACCACTGAAAAGATTGCCAACAAACTGTGGATTTATCCCAGTTGCGGTGAGCCTGCTGCTGACTTAGTGGCAGCTAGTGGCAGCGAGATTTTAGCGAGTATTTTAAAGCGTCGTGGTTTTGATACTGTCGAATTGATTCAGTCGTTTTTGGATGAAACTCTCTACAAACCCAGTCACTACCTGGAGTTGCCTAATACTGACAAAGCAATTGAGAGACTGAGCAAAGCCATAGACAAAGGCGAAAAAATCTCTGTCTACGGTGACTATGATGTCGATGGTGTCACTGGCACGTCTGTACTTTTGTCGGTGCTACGTAAGCTTGGTGCCAATGTTGATTTTTATATTCCTAATCGAGCTTCCGAGGGCTACGGTCTCAATCTCAAAGCAGTAAGCGTGCTTGCTAGCAAGCATCGCACCAAGCTCATTGTCACATGTGATTGTGGTGTTTCTAATTTTAGTGAGATCAATCTAGCTAAATCTCTCGGTGTTGACACACTGGTGCTCGATCACCACACGATGCCAGATATGCTACCGCCGGCAGTGGCTGTGGTGCATCCCAAGTTACTTGCTGATTCGCATCCACTCTTTAATTTGCCTGGTGTGGGAGTTGCCTACAAAGTCTGCGAAGGTCTATTAGAAAAGTATGGTCGCAGTGAAGAAACTGCCGAATTGCTTGATTTTGTCACGCTCGGCATGATTGCCGACTTGGTGCCACTGGTAAAAGAAAACCGCTATCTAGTCAAAATCGGCTTGACCAGGCTTGTTAACTCACAAAGACCGGGCATCAAAGCACTGCTCACTCAAGTCGGCGGTAAAGAAGACACTGACCTGGTAGGCTTTGGTCTGGCTCCGCGTATCAATGCCGTGGGTCGTCTCTCTGATGCCTCAGCGGCCGTGGAGCTGATGACCACCGAAGACGAAGTCCGTGCCGATGAGCTGGCCAAGCAACTTGCTCGCGAAAACCTGAGACGGCAGGAATTGTGCGAAAGAATATACATGGAAGCCGAGCACAAAGTGCTCACTACCTGCAATCTCGATAATGACAAAGGTATTGTTATTTATAATGAGGGCTGGCACCACGGTGTGGTTGGCATTGTGGCATCGCGCCTGGTCGAAAAATTCCAGCGTCCTGTATTTATCGGTGAGCTTGATCCCGAAGAAAACGTAGTGCGCGGCTCAGCTCGCGGTGTCGAACAAATTGACCTGTATGAAGTGCTAAAAGCAAGCGAGCATCTCTTGCAAAAATGGGGCGGTCATAAAATGGCTGCAGGCTTTACTATCGAGGCCGATAAGGCAGAGGCTGCTGCCAGAGCGATAGTCGCTAGTTGCAATAAGTTTTTAGGCGAAAAGAGTCTGCGTGGTCGCATTGAGCTAGATACAGTTGTGCCTGCCCACGTCCTTACTCTGGATGTGGCTCGTCATCTCAATAGCATGGCGCCTTTTGGCATGAGCAACAAAAAGCCCATCATTGCCATCGAAAAATTGTCTGTCGTTAGTGTCCGTCCACTGGGCAAAGAAAACAAGCACAGCCGCCTGATTTTAAGAGACGAAGCAGGTACTCAAGAATTTGAATGTGTGATGTGGAACAGCCGTGGTCGCACACCTGATGAAGGCAGCACTGTTGATCTGGCTTTTAATGCCGGGGTCAATGCTTATGGCGGTAGAGAACGCTTGCAGCTTGTTATGGTGGACTGGCGCAAACCTGGCTTTAGCGGCGTAAGTGACAGTGATAGCGAGCCTAAAGCTCTAAATAACGGTAAGTCCGCCAATCATAGTGGTTTAAATCCTGCTCCTGCCCTTGCTACAGTTGATGCCGGTCTGACCGAGGACGATGATAGTACATCTATTGATGTAGCAAAGCTCACCGAAGCCAGTAACTTACTCAAGAGCCAGGCTCTGGTGCGGGTTAATTTTAAGGATTTGAGAGACTATGCTGGCAATTTTGAAGTAATCAAAAAGGCTGGCAGCAAACTTACCGGTGGCATTTTTGTTTATGGTGAGTCTGGTAATAAGCCTAAAGGCATTGATTTTCAGGATCGCACCCAGGTAGCGCCCTGCGACAATCTTTTGATCTGGCAATATCCACCAGCACTCAAAAATTTCCAAGAGCTTTTGTTTGCCACACGCGCAAAAAATATCTATGTCATAGGTAATTGCGATAAAGATGAGATTGTGGATGAAGACGCTGCTGGTTTTCTTAAGCAACTCCTTGGAGTTGTGCGTTTTGCAGTCAATCAAAGAGATGGTCAGGTGGAAGGCGACAAGCTGGCGGCTGTACTTGGCGCCAGCAAGATGTCAATAGCCCTTGCTCTGGCTGCCCTCAAAAGAGTGCACTGGATTGATTGGTTCTCCGAAAACGGCACAGTATATCTTGACCTCCTTGGCGCTCCAGTGGCCAGCGTGGAGGAGACTCCCGAGTTTAAACAGTTAGTGGCTTCACTGTCACAGACTGATAAATTCAGACGCTGGTGTGCCGAATGTACGATGAAGGAGCTACAATTAGCGCTTATTCCCAATCAAATTGGGTTAGCGGCTGAGCCTGAAGCGCTTGCAAGTGCAAGCGAGTCCGGTCAGAGTGGCGGTAAAGCGGCTACCTCCGGTATAAAATCCGTCACCATCAGCACACCCGATGACAGTGAGCAGTCGTAA